Genomic window (Cryptosporangium phraense):
CCATCGGCGGTGGTTCGCACGGGTGCTGCGCGACCAGCTGGCCGCGGCCGGGCACCCGGCCCCGGAGACCACGGCGCGGATGCTGGTCACGCTGCGGGACGGGGTCGTGGTCGGAGCTCAGCTCGACGACCCGGCGCTCGTCCGCGCCACCCTGCGGGAGTCGGTGACCGCGCTGATCGGCCCCCGGTAACGATGGCGACCCACCCCTGGGTGGGGCGGGCCGCCGGGATCGTCAGCTGGTGGTCGTGGTCGTCGTGGTGGTGGTGGTCGTCGTCGACTCGGTGACGACCGGGTCCGGGGTGTCGGTGACCGACGCGGTCGTGTCGACCGTGCCGTCGCCGTCGGTGTCCGAGTACACCGTGTCGAACTCGCCGTCGTCGTTCGTGTCGACGACCACCGCGTCCACGTCGCCGTCGTAGTCGGTGTCGACCTCGACCGCGTCGAAGTCCCCGTCGTTGTCGGTGTCGGCCACCGTCGCGTCGATCACGCCGTCGCCGTTGGTGTCGACCGCGGCATAGTCGAAGTCGCCGTCGCCGTCCCGGTCGTAGAGCGCGGTGTCGGCGACGTGGTCGCCGTCGGTGTCGACGACCGCGTAGTCCACCTGGCCGTCGCCGTCGGTGTCGGTCACGACGACGTCGACGTACCCGTCGCCGTCGGTGTCGGCGGCCACCGTGTCCGAGACGCCGTCGTGGTCGGTGTCGAGGATCGCGTAGGCGGTGCCGTCGGCGTCCTGGTGCAGGTAGCCGTCGACGGTGCCGTCGTTGTCGTAGTCCAGCGGTACGTCGTTGTCGGCGATCGTGCTGGTGGGGGCGTCTGCGCCGGAGTCGATCGTGTCGCCGGAGTCGCTCATGTCAATTCCTGTTCTCGGTGAGGGGGCTTGCTTGCCGAGGACACTACGTAGCGGAAACGGCCTCGGGATCCCTGTTTCGTGCCACCCGACCCCGAACAGACGGCCACCCGACAGATTTATCCGGTGCAAGGCCCGGCCGGCTCCCGGACTAGCATCTGGGACACATCCGTTTGACACCCGAGGAGAGAACCGTGTCCGCAGCACAAGCCGTCCACGCGCCCGCCCCCGTCGTGGTGCCGGCCGGGACGACGGCCGCGGACGCGCTGGTCGAAGCCGGGATCCCGATCGAGGGCAGTGCCGCCGCCGTCGTCGTCCGCGACGCGGACGGGCAGCTGCGCGACCTCGACTGGACCCCCGACGCCGACGCCCGGGTCGAGCCGGTGCTGATCGATTCGCCGGACGGGCTCAACGTGCTCCGGCACTCCACCGCGCACGTCCTCGCCCAGGCCGTCCAGGACGTCTTCCCCGGCACCCTGCTGGGCATCGGCCCGCCGATCGAGAACGGCTTCTACTACGACTTCCTCCCGGAGAAGCCGTTCACCCCCGACGACCTGAAGCGCCTCGAGAAGCGCATGCAGGAGATCGTCAAGGCGAACCAGCGCTTCTCCCGTCGCCCGATCACCGACGACGAGGCCCGTCACGAGCTGGCCCACGAGCGCTTCAAGCTCGAGCTCATCTCGCTGAAGGGCTCGGCCGACGCCGCCGAGGGCGCCGACGTCGAGGTGGGCGAGGGCGCGCTCACCATGTACGACAACCTCGACCGCAAGACCGGCGACCGCGTCTGGACCGACCTGTGCCGCGGCCCGCACCTGCCCACCACCCGCAACATCCCGGCGTTCGCCCTGCAGCGCAGCGCCGCCGCCTACTGGCGCGGCTCGGAGAAGAACCCGCAGCTCCAGCGCATCTACGGCACCGCCTGGCCGTCCCGCGAGGCGCTCAAGGAGTACCAGCACCGCCTCGAAGAGGCGGCCAAGCGAGACCACCGCAAGCTCGGCCAGGAGCTCGACCTCTTCTCGTTCCCCGACGAGCTCGGCTCCGGCCTGCCGGTCTTCCACCCCAAGGGCGGCATCATCCGCCGCGAGATGGAGAACTACTCCCGGCAGCGGCACGAGGAGGCGGGGTACTCGTTCGTCAACACCCCGCACATCACCAAGGGTCACCTCTACGAGGTCAGCGGTCACCTCGACTGGTACGCCGACGGCATGTTCCCGCCCATGGAGCTCGAGGGCGCGAACTACTACCTCAAGCCGATGAACTGCCCGATGCACGACCTGATCTACCGCTCGCGCGGCCGCTCCTACCGCGAGCTGCCGCTGCGCATGTTCGAGTTCGGCACCGTGTACCGCTACGAGAAGTCCGGCGTCATCCACGGCCTCACCCGCGTCCGCGGCCTCACGATGGACGACGCCCACATCTTCTGCGCCCAGGACCAGATCGAGGGCGAGCTCACCTCGCTGCTCCAGTTCGTCCTCGACCTGCTCAAGGACTACGGGCTGGAAGACTTCTACCTCGAGCTCTCCACCAAGAACCCGGAGAAGTACATCGGCGACGACGACGTCTGGGAGGTCGCGACCGAGACCCTCCGCCGGGTCGCCACCGAGTCCGGCCTCGACCTGGTCCCCGACCCGGGCGGCGCGGCCTTCTACGGCCCGAAGATCTCGGTGCAGGCCCGCGACGCGATCGG
Coding sequences:
- the thrS gene encoding threonine--tRNA ligase → MSAAQAVHAPAPVVVPAGTTAADALVEAGIPIEGSAAAVVVRDADGQLRDLDWTPDADARVEPVLIDSPDGLNVLRHSTAHVLAQAVQDVFPGTLLGIGPPIENGFYYDFLPEKPFTPDDLKRLEKRMQEIVKANQRFSRRPITDDEARHELAHERFKLELISLKGSADAAEGADVEVGEGALTMYDNLDRKTGDRVWTDLCRGPHLPTTRNIPAFALQRSAAAYWRGSEKNPQLQRIYGTAWPSREALKEYQHRLEEAAKRDHRKLGQELDLFSFPDELGSGLPVFHPKGGIIRREMENYSRQRHEEAGYSFVNTPHITKGHLYEVSGHLDWYADGMFPPMELEGANYYLKPMNCPMHDLIYRSRGRSYRELPLRMFEFGTVYRYEKSGVIHGLTRVRGLTMDDAHIFCAQDQIEGELTSLLQFVLDLLKDYGLEDFYLELSTKNPEKYIGDDDVWEVATETLRRVATESGLDLVPDPGGAAFYGPKISVQARDAIGRTWQMSTIQLDFMLPERFELEYQAADGSRQRPVMIHRALFGSIERFFGVLTEHYAGAFPAWLAPVQVVGIPIGDGHVGYLSEFVAALKKQGIRAEVDTASDRMQKKIRNAQKQKVPFMVIAGDDDVAAGTVSFRYRDGSQRNGVALDAAVEHIVEVVRSRTNEGPSAPPETAVADGVVSEAL